The nucleotide sequence CTTCTACCGGGTCCTCCACCCGACGCCCGAGCTGCTCGCCCAGCACGTCACGGCCGAGGTGCGGCCGGCGCTCGCCGATCTCGCGACGCGCCTCGAAACGCTTGAATGGGAGCGTGGCGCGATCAGCGCGGCGTTCAAGGAGACGCTCGCCGCGCATGGGCTGAAGATGCCCAAGCTCGCGATGCCGGTGCGCGTGCTCGTGACCGGCGAACCGCAGACGCCGGCGATCGACGCGACACTCGAATTGCTCGGACGCGAAAAGGTCCTCGACCGCCTCAGGGCGGCGCTCTAGCTCGCCACAAGCGGAAACGAATCCGCTATAATGCGCGCTGTTTTTCGCCGGCGTAGCTCAGTTGGTAGAGCAGCGCATTCGTAATGCGAAGGTCGTCAGTTCGATTCCGATCGCCGGCACCAGTCGTAAAAAAACGCCGCTCATCGAGCGGCGTTTTTCTTGCCCGCGTCCCCTAGCCTCCCGCTTTTCCGCCCGGCCCGATCATCAGAACGTCCGCGGTCGTGGCAAGCGCGACGTCGCGGCTCACGCTGCCGAGCAGCCAGTCGTGCAGCCCTGCGCTCTCACCGTGGCGGCCGAGGACGACGAGGTCGACGCGATGGTCGTCGATGTACTGGCAGAGCGCGGCGGGCGGGAAGCCGGCGACGACGCGGCGCGCGACCGACGCGCCATGTTCGAGCGGCGCGAGCAGCGCGTCGAGCTGGCGTTCGGCCTCTCCGCGCAGGCGCGCGAGCCAGTCGGCGATGTCGACCTGCTCGTATCTTGCCCGGCGCAGGCGATGCTCGACCTCGCTGCCCTGGACGTGGAGGGCCTCGACCTCGGCACCGCTCGCGAGGCTCAGGGCGTAGGTCACGACGTCGGCGGACAGCGGCGAAAAGTCCACCGCCGCGAGCACCCTGGCGTAGGCGTCGGTGGCCGGCCTGCGGACGATGAGGACCGGATGATGAATGCCCCGCATCAGGCGCGCGGCGGTCGAGCCGAGGAACAGGTCCATGAGCGTGTTCTCACCGCGCGCTCCGATCACTACCAGGTCGGCGGACACGGCGTCGGCATACGCGCCGATCTCGGTGTGGGCACGGCCCAGCCGGGTGGCGGTCTCGACGGCTATCCCAAAGGTGTCGGCGACGCCCGACGCGATCGCCTGCAAGCGCGTGCGCTCGG is from Thiobacillus denitrificans ATCC 25259 and encodes:
- a CDS encoding universal stress protein, with product MPSLRTIVAATDFSDFSERVVQRAAQIAKQHGSTMHLLHVVRPLELYPSLTLTQDEFSRHDEDFQEAERTRLQAIASGVADTFGIAVETATRLGRAHTEIGAYADAVSADLVVIGARGENTLMDLFLGSTAARLMRGIHHPVLIVRRPATDAYARVLAAVDFSPLSADVVTYALSLASGAEVEALHVQGSEVEHRLRRARYEQVDIADWLARLRGEAERQLDALLAPLEHGASVARRVVAGFPPAALCQYIDDHRVDLVVLGRHGESAGLHDWLLGSVSRDVALATTADVLMIGPGGKAGG